In Stomoxys calcitrans chromosome 2, idStoCalc2.1, whole genome shotgun sequence, the following proteins share a genomic window:
- the LOC131994906 gene encoding putative serine protease K12H4.7, with the protein MKLILVIAGVFLTIIAYTQAFNFPTLEKDKSTNETPPFVKVLKKLHQGPAKATGFANRAQVTTEWITQKLDHFDSTQTETWQMRYMINDEFFKPGGPMFIYVGGEWEINASGITYGIFVDLAKEHNGMLFYTEQRYYGESRPTLDLRLENLKYMSVKQSLADLAHFIEYQRETVDELANSKVIMAGASYAATMVVWFKKLYPQLLNGGWASSAPLMAKVNFLEFMEVTAKAWHLLGGEECYQHIENAFLQYDEMAKNKRGAELKAILKLCNEFDVYNDLDVWTLFSILGMGIFGGLAQYQKDNDISMYCNYFMSFGDDVSALANFLFLAFGLSEGCIDATYKNVLTFHMDTSYANEWARPFFYQACNELGWFHTSDSKNQPFSRNFPLELSMALCRDIFGSLYSQSNIHQLVEATNDVFGGLDPQVENIYMTHGSLDPWSILGHGELEGATILPNASHCQDFDSISPSDSPEMRRSKERLAELVREWLAD; encoded by the exons ATGAAGTTGATATTGGTGATAGCGGGTGTTTTTCTCACGATCATTGCAtacacccaggcgttcaacttTCCAACACTAGAGAAGGATAAATCCACAAATGAAACACCGCCGTTTGTGAAGGTCCTAAAGAAATTGCATCAAGGACCAGCAAAGGCAACTGGGTTTGCTAACCGAGCCCAGGTTACAACGGAATGGATTACACAAAAATTGGATCATTTCGATAGCACGCAAACGGAAACATGGCAAATG CGTTATATGATCAATGATGAGTTCTTTAAGCCCGGTGGTCCCATGTTCATTTATGTGGGCGGCGAATGGGAGATCAATGCCAGTGGTATAACATATGGAATTTTTGTCGATTTGGCAAAGGAGCACAATGGCATGCTCTTCTACACCGAACAACGTTATTATGGTGAAAGTAGGCCCACTTT AGATCTGCGTTTGGAAAACCTCAAGTATATGAGTGTTAAACAGTCGTTGGCTGATTTAGCCCATTTTATAGAATACCAACGAGAGACTGTAGACGAACTGGCCAATTCCAAAGTTATTATGGCTGGAGCTTCGTATGCCGCCACTATGGTGGTGTGGTTCAAGAAACTCTATCCCCAATTGCTAAATGGTGGCTGGGCCTCTTCGGCTCCTTTAATGGCGAAAGTCAACTTTCTCGAATTCATGGAAGTAACGGCCAAAGCCTGGCATCTTTTGGGCGGCGAAGAATGTTATCAGCACATAGAAAATGCCTTTCTGCAATACGATGAAATGGCTAAGAATAAACGAGGCGCCGAGCTGAAGGCCATACTGAAATTGTGCAATGAGTTTGATGTTTATAATGACTTGGATGTATGGACGTTATTCAGTATATTGGGAATGGGTATTTTTGGAGGATTGGCCCAATATCAAAA AGATAATGACATCAGCATGTATTGTAACTATTTCATGAGTTTTGGGGACGATGTAAGTGCCTtagccaattttttgtttttggccttTGGATTAAGCGAAGGGTGTATTGATGCCACCTACAAGAATGTTTTAACCTTCCATATGGATACTTCGTATGCCAATGAATGGG CCCGTCCTTTCTTTTATCAGGCCTGCAATGAATTGGGTTGGTTCCATACCTCAGACTCCAAAAATCAACCCTTCAGCAGAAACTTTCCCTTGGAACTGTCTATGGCCTTGTGTCGTGATATTTTCGGTTCCCTATATTCTCAGTCAAATATCCATCAATTGGTGGAAGCCACGAATGACGTTTTTGGTGGTTTGGATCCCCAAGTGGAAAATATTTATATGACTCATGGCTCTTTGGATCCTTGGAGCATTTTGGGTCATGGTGAACTAGAGGGTGCTACAATTTTGCCAAATGCTTCACATTGCCAAGATTTTGATTCCATTAGTCCTTCGGATAGTCCCGAAATGCGAAGGTCAAAGGAACGTCTGGCAGAGTTGGTGCGGGAGTGGTTAGCTGATTGA